AACTGATTAAAGTGGTGTGAAGCACTGTCCTTTGCCACCCAAGACATTCCCGCCATGTCGTCATCAAACTGACTATCCACAAAATAATGCTGGGAATCGACGCTTTTAACTTCTTCCCGATTTGGTATTGAACTTGCGCAGCCAACGGTGAACAACGCTAACAGTGGATATAGGTAATGTAATTTCATGTGAACCTCTAATTTCCTGAATTTTGAGTGCACGAACCCCTAAGCGGCTAAGCTCATCAGTGGGATTCGTGTTGATTAAATTTTCTTGTTTATGACTGGTTTATTTGAACTGGCTTACTAGGCTCTTCGCTTGAATCATCATCCTGTTCCTTTGTGGTGTGGTCCGCCGCCAAATAGGTGTAGATCGTAGGGACAACAAACAAGGTAAACAGCGTGCCTACCGACATACCAACGGTGATAACCAAACCTATAGAGAAGCGACTTTGTGCTCCGGCACCACTTGCAATCAGTAGCGGCACAACACCGACGACCATAGCTGCGGTTGTCATCAGTACTGGGCGCATCCGCACTGTTGCTGAACGGATAGCGGCTTCGCGGCGGCTGCATTTCAATTGCTCTTGCATCTGGTTGGCGAACTCAACAATCAAGATACCGTGTTTACTGATAAGTCCGATTAAGGTGACCAATCCAACCTCGGTGTAGATATTGAGCGTATCAATCCCCAAATACAGCGGCATTAAGGCACCAAAAATCGACAGCGGAACACTGGTTAATACCACCAGCGGATCGCGTAAGCTTTCGAACTGCGCAGCTAATACTAAGTAGATGATCACCAAGGCTAAGAAGAACGTCGTGACTAATGATGATCCTTCTTGCAAGAACTGACGAAGCTGTCCGGAGGTATCTGTGCTGTATGACTTAGGTAAGATCTGAGCGGCACCCTCTTCCATCACTTGGTAAGCTTCACCAATACTGATACCCGGCATCATTTTCGCTTCTATCATGGCACTGTTCAGTTGCTGGAATTGGTCCACTTTTGATGGTTGTACCGACTGGCTAATCTCAATTAAGGACGCTAATGGCACCATTTCCCCAGTGTTCGAACGTACGTAATAGTTCTTCAAGTCATTCCAAGAGTTACGATTTTCGTTCGGTACTTGAGTAATCACCTGATAACTACGTTGGTCCATTGAGAAATAGTTCACGAAGCCTTCACTGATAAAGCGTGACAGCACCGTACCAACATCTTGAGCGCTGACATTCATTTGTGCCGCTTTATCTCGGTTTATATGGATCTCAACTTGAGGCTTGTTGAAGTTAAGGTCATTCTGCACATAGATAAACTTACCGCTCTTCTCTGCATACTCTTTTAGCTTTTCAGCATACTGGTAAAGGTCTTGATAAGAACCCGTTGGCGTCTTCAATACCATTTGGAATGGTAAGCCTTGCGGTGTCCCTGGTAAGTCTGGTGGCGAGAAGGTATACACCTGCAAACCTGGTAAAACCGAACTCTCTTTTTGGAAACGTTGCATCACCTCTTTTGCGGTTGCTTTTCGTGAATCCCAATCTTTCAATACACCCAAACCAAAGAACGCATTGTTGTTCATGTAGCCGTTGTCTAGCATGGTCATTTCGACTTCGTCATTTTTTCCAATGGCGTCGATAAGAGCAGGCGTGAAGTGACGAATGTAATCAGTATTGGCTTGGGCCGGCCCTTGTCCCATCACGATCATTACGCCTTGATCTTCTTCCGGCGCTAATTCAGAAGCGGTATTCATGAACATGAACACTAAGCTAATAAGCAGTGTTCCTACTACCGGCCAGATATAAACACGGTTATTCAGCACATGTTCTAACACCTTGCGGTAGCGCTCAGTCAAACCACCAATAACCGCATCGATTTTCTTAACCAGTTTTCCATCCAAAATCGACTTATTGAGTAGTTTTGAACACATCATTGGTGTGAGCGTGAGTGCGATAAAACCAGAGATCAAAACAGAGCCCGCTAAAGTGAAAGCAAACTCGGTAAACAGCTTACCGGTCAAGCCACCCATGAAGCCAATCGGCGCATACACCGCAGCCAAAGTAATGGTCATGGCAATCACAGAGCCTGCAATTTCGCGCGCACTGTTGATAGCCGCTTTAATTGGATTAGTGCCATCCTCAAGGTGACGGAATGTGTTCTCTACGACCACAATCGCATCATCCACCACCAAAGAGATCGCGAGCACCATTGCCAGTAACGTC
The window above is part of the Vibrio chagasii genome. Proteins encoded here:
- a CDS encoding efflux RND transporter permease subunit, with product MTFTDVFIKRPVLATVLSLVLLVLGLKAFTSLQVRQYPEIETGVITITTSYPGASASSVQGYVTQPLQAEIAQTAGIDYMTSDSALGKSVITVYLKLGYPSDGALTEILSLVQQVKYKLPSGVLDPSILKSTSQSPILYVSFSSDTLKTEQVSDYVSRVVKPTFSTVEGVSKVDMLGQQDFAMRIWLKPQKLASYGLTATDVQNALRANNIVSAAGKLQNPYIEVDINAHTDSSSVADFKNMSLKAHDGQLVHLKDVATIELGAATYDSDVEFNGVTTVATAISNTATSNPLTVVEGIYDLLPQIEAGLPDGIKADVVYDSTKFIETSIEEVAKTLMEAALIVVIVIFAFLGSMRAMLIPLVTIPLSLIGSMFFMLSMGFSINLLTLLAMVLAISLVVDDAIVVVENTFRHLEDGTNPIKAAINSAREIAGSVIAMTITLAAVYAPIGFMGGLTGKLFTEFAFTLAGSVLISGFIALTLTPMMCSKLLNKSILDGKLVKKIDAVIGGLTERYRKVLEHVLNNRVYIWPVVGTLLISLVFMFMNTASELAPEEDQGVMIVMGQGPAQANTDYIRHFTPALIDAIGKNDEVEMTMLDNGYMNNNAFFGLGVLKDWDSRKATAKEVMQRFQKESSVLPGLQVYTFSPPDLPGTPQGLPFQMVLKTPTGSYQDLYQYAEKLKEYAEKSGKFIYVQNDLNFNKPQVEIHINRDKAAQMNVSAQDVGTVLSRFISEGFVNYFSMDQRSYQVITQVPNENRNSWNDLKNYYVRSNTGEMVPLASLIEISQSVQPSKVDQFQQLNSAMIEAKMMPGISIGEAYQVMEEGAAQILPKSYSTDTSGQLRQFLQEGSSLVTTFFLALVIIYLVLAAQFESLRDPLVVLTSVPLSIFGALMPLYLGIDTLNIYTEVGLVTLIGLISKHGILIVEFANQMQEQLKCSRREAAIRSATVRMRPVLMTTAAMVVGVVPLLIASGAGAQSRFSIGLVITVGMSVGTLFTLFVVPTIYTYLAADHTTKEQDDDSSEEPSKPVQINQS